AACCCGCAACAGGGCAATGACACACCGTCGTTCAACCTGCAGCGCGTCTACCTGAAAGACCTGTCGCTGGAGATGCCCAATGCGCCGCACGTATTCCTGGAACAGGAAGGGCCGCAAGTGGAAGTCAGCATCAATGTCGGCGGACAACGGCTGACTGAGACGCTGTTCGAATCCACCGTGACGGTGACGGTCACCACGCGCATCAGCGACAAGGTGCTCTATCTCGTCGAAGGCACGCAGGCCGGCATTTTCGAGCTCGCCAACATTCCGGCCGAGCAGATGGATCCGCTGCTGGGGATCGTGTGCCCCACCATGATCTATCCGTATCTGCGCGCCAATGTGGCGGACGCCATCACCCGCACCTCGCTGCCGGCGCTGCATTTGGCCGAAGTGAACTTCCAGGCCCTGTACGAGCAGCGCATCGCCGAGCTCTCGCAGCAGCAATCGCAGGAGCAGGAAGGCAACGACTCGGGCATCATCCTGCCGCCCAATGCCACCCGCCAGTAAGACCGCACCGTCGGCCGCGCCCCGCGTTGCCGTCCTGGGCGCCGGCAGTTGGGGAACGGCGCTGGCCGCCGCGGCCTCGCGCCGGTGCCCCACGCTGCTGTGGGCGCGCCAGGCGGCGCAGGCCGCCGACATGGCCGCGGCACGCGAAAACGCCCGGTATCTGCCGGGCGTTTCTTTGCCTGCCTCGCTCGAGATCACCGCGGACCTGGACCAGGCGCTGCGCCATGCCGCCGCCGATGGCGGCGACCCGCTGCTCATCCTGGGCGTACCGGTGGCGGGGCTGGAAACCCTGTGCCGCGAACTCGCGCGCCGCCTCCCGGCGCTGGGCCGCGACCGGTGGCACGTGGTGTGGACCTGCAAAGGCTTCGAGCAGGAAACCCGCCGCTTGCCGCACGAGATCGCGCGCGACGCGCTTGGCGCGCTGCCCTCGGTAGCGGCCGGCGTCCTGTCCGGCCCCAGCTTCGCGCGCGAAGTGGCGCAGGGTCTGCCGGTTGGGCTGACGGTCGCCAGCACCGATTCCGTTTTGTGCGAGACCGCGACGGCCGCGCTGCATGGGGGCGCGGTGCGCGTCTATGCCGGCTCGGACGTGATCGGGGTGGAAGTGGGCGGCGCGATGAAGAACATCATCGCCATCGCGTGCGGCGTGTCCGACGGGCTGATGCTGGGCACCAATGCCCGCGCGGCGCTGATCACGCGCGGCCTGGCCGAAATGACGCGCTTCGGCGTCGCCCTGGGCGCGCGCGCCGACACCTTCGCCGGCCTGACAGGTTTGGGCGACCTGGTGCTGAGCGCCACGGGCGAGCTGTCGCGCAACCGGCGCGTGGGCGTGGAGATCGGATCAGGCCGCAAGCTTGCCGACATCCTCGCCAGCGGGGTCACCGCCGAAGGGGTGCGGGCGGCCCGGGCGGCGCTGGACCGGGCCCGTGCGCTGAATGTGGACATGCCGATCACCGAAGCGGTATGCGCCGTCTTGTTCGACGGCGTCGCGCCCATGACCGCCGTCTCCACTTTGCTGGCGCGCGACGCCCGACCGGAAAGCGGGGACTTGCGCACACCCGACTAAAGGTTTGTTGAAACCAAACCGGCGCGGCATCACAGACCGGTTCGCGCCCGGATATCCGCCTGAGGAGAAAAACGATGTTCCAGTTCAACAACGGCCAAGGTGGCCGGGGCATATGGAAGCCCCGGCTCTGGCTGGCGCTGGCCGGCCTTGCCGCCGCCTTGATTGCCACGGCGCCGGCAAGAGCGGAGTGGCCGGAGCGCCCCATCGACCTGATTGTTCCTTTCCCGGCGGGTTCGTCGCCGGATCTGCTGGCGCGCATCGTTTCCGAGCCGCTGTCCAAGGCGCTGGGCCAGCCCATCATCGTGCAGAACAAGCCGGGCGCGGGCGGCAACATCGGCACGCGGCTGGCGGCCGAAGCCAAGCCCGACGGGTACACCGTCCTGTTCACCATCAACGGGCCGCTGACCACGGCGCCCACCCTGTACCGCAAGACGCTGGGCTACGATCCCTTCAACGACCTGGCCCCGGTCACACTGGTGGCAACCAGCCCCAACGTCCTGGTGGTCCCCCGCGACCTCGGCATCAAAACGGTCGAACAATTCGTCAAATTGGCCAAGGAACGGCCGGGCGCGCTGAACTACGGGTCGGTGGGCCCGGGCAGCGCATCCCAGTTGGCCATGGAAATGTTCAAGGGCCAGGCGGGACTCGATATCGCCCATATCCCGTACCCCGGCTTTCCCCAGGTGATAAGCGCCATCATTTCGGGCGACATCCAGTCGTCCTTCATGGTTCCCGCGATCGCCATGCCGCAGGCGCGCAACGGCAAGGCCACGGTGCTGGCGGTGACCAGCCTGCAACGCGCCGAAACGCTGCCCGATATCCCGACCATGGCGGAACAGGGCTATCCGGGATTCGAGGCCATTTCCTGGGACGCCATCCTGGTCCCCGCGGGCACGCCGAGCACCGTCATCGAGCGCCTGAACAGCGAGCTGGCGCGCATCATCAG
The sequence above is a segment of the Bordetella genomosp. 9 genome. Coding sequences within it:
- a CDS encoding Bug family tripartite tricarboxylate transporter substrate binding protein, producing MVPFPAGSSPDLLARIVSEPLSKALGQPIIVQNKPGAGGNIGTRLAAEAKPDGYTVLFTINGPLTTAPTLYRKTLGYDPFNDLAPVTLVATSPNVLVVPRDLGIKTVEQFVKLAKERPGALNYGSVGPGSASQLAMEMFKGQAGLDIAHIPYPGFPQVISAIISGDIQSSFMVPAIAMPQARNGKATVLAVTSLQRAETLPDIPTMAEQGYPGFEAISWDAILVPAGTPSTVIERLNSELARIISSDKVRQQMAVQYFTPAPSSPEQLTDRMRDEKARWDAVIKKLNLSLD
- a CDS encoding NAD(P)H-dependent glycerol-3-phosphate dehydrogenase; translation: MPPASKTAPSAAPRVAVLGAGSWGTALAAAASRRCPTLLWARQAAQAADMAAARENARYLPGVSLPASLEITADLDQALRHAAADGGDPLLILGVPVAGLETLCRELARRLPALGRDRWHVVWTCKGFEQETRRLPHEIARDALGALPSVAAGVLSGPSFAREVAQGLPVGLTVASTDSVLCETATAALHGGAVRVYAGSDVIGVEVGGAMKNIIAIACGVSDGLMLGTNARAALITRGLAEMTRFGVALGARADTFAGLTGLGDLVLSATGELSRNRRVGVEIGSGRKLADILASGVTAEGVRAARAALDRARALNVDMPITEAVCAVLFDGVAPMTAVSTLLARDARPESGDLRTPD
- the secB gene encoding protein-export chaperone SecB, whose product is MADQSNPQQGNDTPSFNLQRVYLKDLSLEMPNAPHVFLEQEGPQVEVSINVGGQRLTETLFESTVTVTVTTRISDKVLYLVEGTQAGIFELANIPAEQMDPLLGIVCPTMIYPYLRANVADAITRTSLPALHLAEVNFQALYEQRIAELSQQQSQEQEGNDSGIILPPNATRQ